In the genome of Rhodoplanes sp. Z2-YC6860, one region contains:
- a CDS encoding TAXI family TRAP transporter solute-binding subunit, whose amino-acid sequence MKRRTWIAGAIAGATLLAGAALAEPMNIAIATGGTGGVYYPLGGGMANILTKYVPGAAATARVTGGSVDNLKLIGSKQSEIALVMVDAALDAVKGEDKFKGHPVDARTLMVLYPNRMHVVTIEGRGIEKMSDLKGKRVSTGSPGSATEVMAFRVIEAAGLDKDKDMKRERLGVAESTNAIKDGKIDAYFWVGGLPTAAVTDLGATPGVKLKLIDHAEVLDKMNAKYGDIYSAAVIPAKTYPGQDKDNKITSVQNILVSNASMSDQVAYDIVKTFIEHKADLVAVHGEAAAIDLSTQVMKNSPIPWHPGAVKYFKEKGVQM is encoded by the coding sequence ATGAAACGCAGAACTTGGATCGCGGGCGCAATCGCGGGCGCGACGCTGCTCGCAGGCGCGGCGCTCGCCGAGCCGATGAACATCGCGATCGCGACCGGCGGCACGGGCGGCGTCTACTATCCGCTCGGCGGCGGCATGGCGAACATCCTCACCAAATACGTGCCGGGCGCAGCGGCGACTGCGCGTGTCACCGGAGGCTCGGTCGACAACCTCAAGCTGATCGGCTCCAAGCAAAGCGAGATCGCGCTGGTGATGGTCGACGCCGCGCTCGATGCGGTGAAGGGCGAGGACAAGTTCAAAGGCCATCCGGTCGATGCCCGCACCCTGATGGTGCTTTATCCGAACCGCATGCATGTCGTGACCATCGAAGGCCGCGGCATCGAGAAGATGTCGGACCTCAAGGGCAAACGTGTCTCGACCGGCTCTCCCGGCAGCGCCACCGAGGTGATGGCGTTCCGCGTCATCGAGGCGGCGGGCCTCGACAAGGACAAGGACATGAAGCGCGAGAGGCTCGGCGTCGCCGAGTCCACCAACGCGATCAAGGACGGCAAGATCGACGCTTACTTCTGGGTCGGTGGCCTGCCGACTGCGGCGGTGACCGACCTCGGGGCAACGCCTGGCGTCAAGCTCAAGCTGATCGATCACGCCGAGGTGCTCGACAAGATGAACGCCAAGTACGGCGACATCTACAGCGCCGCCGTGATCCCGGCGAAAACCTATCCGGGCCAGGACAAGGACAACAAGATCACCTCGGTGCAGAACATCCTGGTGTCGAACGCTTCGATGTCCGACCAGGTCGCCTACGACATCGTGAAAACGTTCATCGAGCACAAGGCCGATCTGGTCGCGGTGCATGGTGAAGCCGCCGCTATCGATCTTTCGACCCAGGTCATGAAGAATTCGCCGATCCCGTGGCATCCGGGCGCGGTGAAGTACTTCAAGGAAAAGGGCGTGCAGATGTAG
- a CDS encoding cell wall hydrolase, giving the protein MGVSRRRPKEASVYASFGLGVLVMGLMPNSIGYQDLASLMARQPDVSQRARAHMLASPFGTIHAATFSFPQPVGTLIPEPPLARVASITAEPAITGSVMIDTGMPMQLYRPRIEFPSVNRALKGDLLVSRSHDPAVGRSRDLTPGRVKTVTFTKPSDAPAEVLPVATQPVATAPAVVAPPQPKADLSVNPGSLTPADLVLTPDAETAPKSQTNSEASPEKTAGPVMLASAPPEARDFASIVSPFKATLDDNAAQRLGRLYFGNNPVGDSVAPIQPWPMDEEVQIVTPPAHDPDIKASAVTPPAAQPKAVTPATSSAGETVAPKGEVTGAGKRPRTPAERLGLDTKQRAKAEKCLADAVYFESRGEVKRGQIAVAQVVMNRVFSGFYPNNVCGVVYQNAHRKLACQFTFACDGIPDVVKEPDMWTQAKEISRDMLDGKLWLPEVGHSTHYHAYWVHPAWVREMRRMQKIGVHSFYRPRAWGDGSEVPPLNQSMTKPDETVQKAKL; this is encoded by the coding sequence ATGGGTGTGTCGCGTAGGAGGCCGAAGGAAGCCAGCGTCTACGCTTCCTTCGGCCTTGGCGTCCTGGTGATGGGTCTGATGCCGAATTCAATCGGCTATCAGGACCTTGCGTCATTGATGGCGCGTCAGCCCGACGTGTCGCAGCGCGCCCGCGCGCACATGCTGGCGTCACCGTTCGGCACCATCCACGCCGCGACTTTCAGCTTTCCGCAGCCGGTCGGCACGTTGATTCCCGAGCCGCCTTTGGCGCGCGTCGCCAGCATCACGGCTGAACCTGCGATCACCGGATCGGTGATGATCGACACCGGCATGCCGATGCAGCTCTATCGGCCGCGTATCGAATTCCCGTCGGTCAACCGTGCGCTCAAGGGCGATCTCCTGGTATCGCGGTCACACGATCCGGCGGTCGGCCGGAGCCGCGACCTGACGCCGGGGAGGGTCAAGACCGTGACCTTCACCAAGCCCAGCGACGCGCCCGCCGAGGTGCTGCCGGTTGCCACGCAGCCCGTTGCCACGGCCCCGGCTGTCGTTGCGCCGCCACAGCCGAAAGCCGATCTCTCGGTCAATCCAGGCTCGTTGACCCCAGCCGATCTGGTGCTCACCCCGGACGCCGAAACCGCGCCGAAATCTCAAACGAACTCCGAGGCGTCGCCCGAGAAAACTGCCGGGCCGGTGATGCTGGCTTCGGCGCCGCCGGAAGCCCGGGATTTCGCGAGCATCGTGTCGCCGTTCAAGGCGACGCTCGATGACAACGCCGCGCAGCGGCTCGGCCGGCTCTATTTCGGCAACAATCCGGTCGGCGATTCCGTTGCGCCCATTCAGCCCTGGCCGATGGACGAAGAGGTGCAGATCGTCACCCCTCCGGCGCACGATCCCGACATCAAGGCTTCGGCTGTGACACCGCCGGCCGCCCAGCCGAAAGCCGTTACGCCAGCCACGAGCAGCGCCGGCGAAACCGTAGCGCCGAAGGGCGAGGTGACCGGCGCAGGCAAGCGGCCGCGCACGCCCGCCGAGCGGCTCGGGCTCGACACCAAGCAGCGCGCTAAGGCCGAGAAGTGTCTCGCCGACGCGGTCTATTTCGAATCCCGCGGCGAGGTGAAGCGCGGCCAGATCGCCGTCGCCCAAGTGGTGATGAACCGCGTGTTCTCCGGCTTCTATCCGAACAATGTGTGCGGTGTGGTCTATCAGAACGCGCATCGCAAACTGGCCTGCCAGTTCACCTTCGCCTGCGACGGCATCCCCGACGTGGTGAAAGAGCCCGACATGTGGACGCAGGCGAAGGAGATCTCGCGCGACATGCTCGACGGCAAGCTGTGGCTGCCCGAGGTCGGACATTCCACCCACTACCATGCTTACTGGGTGCATCCGGCCTGGGTCCGCGAGATGCGGCGCATGCAGAAGATCGGCGTACACAGCTTCTACCGGCCGCGCGCCTGGGGCGATGGCTCCGAGGTGCCGCCGCTCAATCAGTCGATGACGAAGCCGGACGAGACGGTGCAGAAGGCGAAGCTGTAG
- the nadA gene encoding quinolinate synthase NadA, which yields MPILETVGPLADRQPAAPPTAAGHGALDRFGALPAASLEWNADVEQATAHLYRRIKNVVPSVEWPFFAPYVAAINALKKKRNAVILAHNYQTPEIYNCVADFVGDSLQLAREATKVKAGIIVQCGVHFMAETAKVLNPEKTVLIPDLKAGCSLASAITGEDVRLLRERFPGVPVVTYVNTSAEVKAESDITCTSSNALQVVESLGVDRVIFVPDQYLAKYVASQSKVKIIAWKGACEVHERFTGDELALIRANDPQVQIVAHPECPPDVIAAADFTGSTAHMIDYVRKNKPKRVVLVTECSMADNVQAELPDVEFSRPCNLCPHMKRITLPKILDSLLNMKEEVVVDPAVAARARRAVERMIYLKS from the coding sequence ATGCCGATCCTCGAAACCGTAGGCCCCCTCGCCGACCGGCAGCCCGCCGCCCCGCCCACCGCCGCGGGCCATGGCGCACTCGACAGGTTCGGCGCGCTGCCTGCGGCCTCGCTCGAATGGAATGCCGACGTCGAGCAGGCGACCGCCCATCTCTACAGGCGCATCAAGAACGTGGTGCCCTCGGTGGAATGGCCGTTCTTCGCGCCCTACGTCGCCGCCATCAACGCGCTGAAGAAAAAGCGCAACGCCGTCATCCTGGCGCACAACTATCAGACGCCGGAGATCTACAACTGCGTCGCTGACTTCGTCGGCGACTCTTTGCAGCTCGCCCGCGAGGCCACCAAGGTGAAGGCCGGCATCATCGTGCAGTGCGGCGTGCACTTCATGGCCGAGACCGCGAAGGTTTTGAATCCGGAAAAGACTGTCTTGATCCCGGACCTCAAGGCCGGCTGCTCGCTCGCCTCCGCGATCACCGGCGAGGACGTGCGGCTGCTGCGCGAGCGTTTCCCGGGCGTGCCGGTGGTGACTTACGTGAACACCTCGGCCGAAGTGAAGGCCGAGAGCGACATCACCTGCACGTCGTCGAACGCGCTGCAGGTCGTGGAGAGCCTCGGCGTCGACAGGGTGATCTTCGTCCCGGATCAGTATCTCGCGAAGTATGTGGCCTCGCAGAGCAAGGTAAAGATCATCGCCTGGAAGGGCGCCTGCGAGGTGCACGAACGCTTCACCGGCGACGAGTTGGCGCTGATCCGCGCCAACGATCCGCAGGTGCAGATCGTCGCGCATCCGGAATGCCCGCCGGACGTGATCGCGGCCGCCGACTTCACCGGCTCGACCGCGCACATGATCGACTATGTGCGCAAGAACAAGCCGAAGCGCGTGGTCCTGGTCACCGAATGCTCGATGGCCGACAACGTGCAGGCCGAATTGCCCGACGTGGAGTTTTCGAGGCCCTGCAATCTCTGCCCGCACATGAAACGCATCACGCTGCCGAAGATTCTCGACAGCCTGCTCAACATGAAGGAGGAGGTTGTGGTCGATCCAGCCGTTGCGGCGAGAGCACGACGCGCGGTCGAGCGGATGATCTATTTGAAGAGCTGA
- a CDS encoding MFS transporter: MSTTVSPAPIKLAAWRTPWVLIAIGCVIALIAFGPRSAVGQFLAPLSLDRGWGREAFSVAIAIQNLLWGAAQPFAGAFADRFGPVRVLSLGALLYAAGLAWMSQATSLTGLNMSAGVLIGFGLAGCSFPMVIGALGKLVPDNWRPLAFGAGTAAGSFGQFLYSPMAHLFIGLFSWQTALLIFAGTLLLVLPLSLMLATPPAAQGATAAKTQSSRQALVEAFGHRSYILLVLGFFTCGFQLAFVTVHLPAYLVDRGLGADAGAITIGLIGLFNIIGSLTSGWLCSRMPRRYLLSVIYFGRAAAIVALILLPASNISTWVFGAVTGLLWLSTVPPTSGLVALMFGTRWLTMLFGFAFFSHQVGGFLGVLLGGMAYEMTGSYDVVWWLSVFFGVASAVINLPIVEKPVARPAVATA; this comes from the coding sequence ATGTCGACCACTGTTTCGCCTGCGCCAATCAAGCTTGCTGCGTGGCGTACCCCTTGGGTGCTGATTGCCATCGGCTGTGTCATCGCGCTGATTGCCTTTGGTCCACGTTCGGCTGTGGGCCAATTCCTCGCGCCGTTGTCGCTGGACCGCGGCTGGGGCCGCGAGGCGTTTTCGGTCGCGATCGCCATCCAGAACCTGCTGTGGGGCGCGGCGCAGCCGTTCGCCGGCGCATTCGCCGACCGTTTCGGGCCGGTGCGCGTGTTGAGCCTCGGCGCGCTGCTCTATGCGGCGGGCCTCGCCTGGATGTCGCAGGCCACGTCGCTCACCGGTCTCAACATGTCGGCCGGCGTGCTGATCGGCTTCGGCCTTGCCGGCTGCTCGTTCCCGATGGTGATCGGCGCCTTGGGCAAGCTCGTGCCGGACAACTGGCGTCCGCTCGCGTTCGGCGCTGGCACCGCGGCGGGCTCGTTCGGTCAGTTTCTCTATTCACCGATGGCGCATTTGTTCATCGGCCTGTTTTCCTGGCAGACAGCCTTGCTGATCTTCGCTGGAACGCTGCTGCTGGTGCTGCCGCTCTCGCTGATGCTCGCGACGCCTCCGGCGGCTCAAGGCGCCACTGCGGCCAAGACGCAGTCGTCGAGACAGGCGCTGGTCGAAGCCTTCGGTCATCGCAGCTATATCCTTCTGGTGCTGGGCTTCTTCACCTGCGGCTTCCAGCTCGCCTTCGTCACCGTGCATCTGCCGGCCTATCTGGTCGACCGCGGCCTTGGCGCCGATGCCGGCGCCATCACCATCGGCCTGATCGGCCTGTTCAACATCATCGGCTCGCTGACGTCCGGATGGCTGTGCAGCCGCATGCCGAGGCGCTATCTGCTTTCGGTCATCTACTTCGGACGTGCCGCGGCCATCGTGGCGCTGATCCTGCTGCCGGCCAGCAACATTTCGACATGGGTGTTCGGCGCGGTGACCGGACTGCTCTGGTTATCGACCGTGCCGCCGACTTCGGGGCTGGTCGCGCTGATGTTCGGCACACGCTGGCTGACCATGCTGTTCGGGTTCGCCTTTTTCAGCCACCAGGTCGGAGGCTTCCTGGGTGTCCTGCTCGGCGGCATGGCCTACGAGATGACGGGGTCCTATGACGTGGTGTGGTGGCTGTCGGTTTTCTTCGGGGTCGCTTCCGCGGTGATCAACCTGCCGATTGTCGAGAAACCAGTGGCGCGACCTGCGGTTGCCACGGCATAA
- a CDS encoding MFS transporter, protein MPDRLSAWRTPLVILFCGCLIGLLGFGPRSSFGFFLGPMSNANGWGRDVFALALAIEMLLWGATQPFAGALADRFGATWVLATGAILYALGIVWMSYAHTTLELHLSAGVLIGLGLGGCSFTLVLGAFGKLLPEGWRTIGFGIGTAAGSLGQLVFSPLAVAMIRGVGWQETLWVFAAVLLLIVPLAMMIAAPRGGSGAPTRPLAGQTVSQALAEALGHKSYVLLIIGYFTCGFQLFFITVHLPAYLVDRGVPIEVGGWAIGLIGLTNIVGSISAGYLVKWMPRRYLLSLIYFSRSAAILAFILAPISTASTLLFSAVMGLLWLSTIPPTSALVAVMFGQRWLTMLLGVAFFSHQLGGFLGVWLGGVLFERTGSYDVIWWGTIMLGVASAVINLPIVEKPVARPTAAAA, encoded by the coding sequence ATGCCGGATCGTCTCTCTGCGTGGCGTACGCCGCTCGTCATTCTATTCTGCGGCTGTCTGATCGGATTGCTGGGCTTCGGCCCGCGTTCGTCCTTCGGCTTTTTTCTCGGGCCGATGTCGAACGCCAATGGCTGGGGCCGCGACGTGTTCGCCCTGGCGCTGGCGATCGAGATGCTGCTGTGGGGCGCGACCCAGCCGTTCGCAGGTGCCTTGGCCGATCGCTTCGGCGCGACCTGGGTGCTGGCGACTGGCGCAATTCTTTACGCCCTGGGCATTGTCTGGATGTCCTATGCCCATACGACACTGGAGCTGCACTTGTCGGCCGGTGTGCTCATCGGCTTGGGTCTTGGTGGTTGTTCGTTCACGCTGGTGCTCGGCGCCTTCGGCAAGCTTCTGCCAGAGGGCTGGCGCACGATCGGTTTCGGTATTGGCACAGCCGCGGGCTCGCTCGGCCAATTGGTGTTCTCGCCGCTGGCCGTCGCGATGATCCGTGGGGTTGGATGGCAGGAAACGCTGTGGGTGTTCGCCGCGGTCCTGCTCCTGATCGTGCCGCTTGCGATGATGATCGCGGCGCCGCGCGGCGGATCGGGCGCGCCGACCCGCCCGCTGGCTGGACAGACAGTCTCGCAAGCTTTGGCCGAAGCGCTCGGGCACAAGAGCTACGTGCTCCTGATCATCGGCTACTTCACCTGCGGCTTTCAGCTGTTCTTCATCACCGTGCATCTGCCGGCTTATCTCGTCGATCGCGGCGTTCCCATCGAAGTTGGCGGCTGGGCGATCGGGCTGATCGGATTGACCAACATCGTAGGCTCGATCTCAGCGGGCTATCTCGTCAAATGGATGCCGCGACGATATCTGCTGTCGCTGATCTATTTCAGCCGATCGGCGGCGATCCTGGCGTTCATTCTTGCGCCCATCAGTACCGCTTCGACACTTCTGTTCAGCGCGGTGATGGGTTTGCTCTGGCTTTCGACCATCCCGCCGACATCGGCGCTGGTCGCTGTCATGTTCGGGCAACGCTGGCTCACCATGCTGCTCGGCGTCGCCTTCTTCAGCCATCAGCTCGGCGGCTTCCTCGGCGTCTGGCTCGGCGGCGTGCTGTTCGAGCGCACCGGCTCCTACGACGTGATCTGGTGGGGCACGATCATGCTGGGTGTCGCGTCGGCGGTCATCAACCTGCCGATCGTGGAAAAGCCCGTGGCGCGGCCCACGGCCGCCGCGGCTTGA
- the acuI gene encoding acrylyl-CoA reductase (NADPH): MAKFKAIVVEKADKGQTVSLTEFDETNLMDGDVTVRVRWSTINYKDGLAITGKSPVVRRFPMIPGIDFAGEVESSSDPQWKPGDKVILNGWGTGESHLGAYAQKSRVKGSWLVRLPSGMTERDAMAVGTAGYTAMLAVMALERHGLKPSSGAILVTGAVGGVGSVAVALLAKLGFTVIASTGRAEETDYLKSLGAAEVINRAELTVPPRPLAKERWAGGIDSVGSTTLANALSMTKYGGAVAACGLAGGMDLPGSVAPFILRGVSLLGIDSVQCALELRTEAWRRLASDLERGKLQQITRAIGLNEVISVAGTILEGRVRGRIVVKIE, from the coding sequence ATGGCAAAGTTCAAAGCCATCGTGGTCGAGAAAGCCGACAAAGGCCAGACCGTCAGTCTGACCGAATTCGACGAAACCAACCTGATGGACGGCGACGTCACCGTTCGCGTCCGCTGGTCCACCATCAACTACAAGGACGGTCTCGCCATCACCGGCAAGTCGCCCGTGGTGCGGCGCTTCCCGATGATCCCGGGCATCGACTTCGCCGGCGAAGTGGAAAGTTCGTCGGATCCCCAATGGAAGCCTGGCGACAAGGTGATCCTCAACGGCTGGGGCACCGGCGAAAGCCACCTCGGTGCCTACGCGCAAAAGTCCCGCGTGAAAGGCTCGTGGCTGGTGCGGCTGCCATCGGGAATGACCGAGCGCGACGCGATGGCGGTTGGCACCGCGGGCTACACCGCGATGCTCGCCGTGATGGCGCTGGAGCGTCACGGTTTGAAGCCTTCAAGCGGAGCGATCCTGGTGACCGGCGCGGTCGGCGGCGTCGGGTCGGTCGCGGTGGCGCTTTTGGCGAAGCTCGGCTTCACCGTGATCGCTTCGACCGGGCGGGCCGAGGAGACGGATTACCTGAAATCACTTGGCGCGGCCGAGGTCATCAATCGAGCCGAACTGACAGTGCCGCCTCGGCCGCTCGCCAAGGAGCGCTGGGCCGGCGGAATTGATTCGGTCGGTTCCACGACTTTGGCCAATGCGCTGTCGATGACCAAATATGGCGGCGCCGTCGCAGCGTGCGGGCTCGCCGGCGGCATGGACCTGCCCGGTAGCGTCGCACCGTTCATTTTGCGCGGAGTGTCGCTTTTGGGCATCGATTCCGTGCAATGTGCGCTGGAACTGCGGACGGAGGCTTGGCGGCGCTTGGCTTCAGACCTTGAGCGCGGCAAACTTCAGCAAATAACCCGGGCAATCGGGCTGAACGAGGTGATTTCCGTCGCCGGAACCATCCTCGAAGGCCGGGTTCGGGGCCGGATCGTGGTCAAAATTGAGTAA
- a CDS encoding hotdog fold thioesterase — translation MLSWDDFRLVKAIADRQTPIGAANDLAINQSILMNRLAEIERKLGASLFARDGATLTPTALGARMTQTAAAMAAAADEFDGAAKSPQAKAMKFGLLRKDEIMARSGLSFLSAMVAGEVPQPPICATLGFHLAEVEEGYARFDGMPERRHYNPIGTVHGGFAATLLDSALGCAIFTTLQKGEAWTTLELKLNMVRPISDDTGVVRAEGRVIHRGRTVATSDGTLKDGADKLYAHATTTCMIFPAKVLPANSLPTKPA, via the coding sequence ATGCTGTCGTGGGATGACTTCCGCCTCGTCAAAGCGATCGCTGATCGTCAAACGCCGATTGGAGCGGCGAACGATCTCGCGATTAACCAATCAATTTTGATGAACAGGCTTGCGGAGATCGAGCGAAAACTCGGCGCATCACTGTTTGCGCGCGACGGCGCAACGCTGACGCCGACGGCGCTTGGCGCGCGGATGACGCAGACTGCCGCCGCCATGGCGGCCGCTGCCGACGAATTCGACGGCGCAGCAAAATCACCACAGGCGAAAGCCATGAAGTTCGGCCTGCTTCGCAAGGACGAAATCATGGCCCGCAGCGGTCTGTCGTTCCTGAGCGCCATGGTTGCGGGTGAGGTTCCACAGCCGCCGATCTGCGCGACGCTGGGATTTCATCTGGCCGAGGTCGAAGAAGGCTACGCCCGCTTCGACGGCATGCCGGAGCGACGGCACTACAATCCGATCGGCACGGTGCATGGTGGCTTCGCCGCGACGCTGCTCGATTCCGCCCTCGGCTGCGCGATCTTCACCACGCTGCAAAAGGGCGAAGCCTGGACCACGCTTGAGCTGAAACTCAACATGGTGCGCCCGATCAGCGACGACACCGGCGTGGTTCGCGCCGAAGGCCGCGTCATCCATCGCGGCCGGACCGTCGCGACCTCCGACGGCACATTGAAGGACGGCGCCGACAAGCTCTACGCCCACGCCACGACGACCTGCATGATCTTTCCGGCCAAGGTCTTGCCGGCCAATAGCTTGCCGACGAAACCGGCCTGA